DNA from Rutidosis leptorrhynchoides isolate AG116_Rl617_1_P2 unplaced genomic scaffold, CSIRO_AGI_Rlap_v1 contig403, whole genome shotgun sequence:
TTTCGCTAACGAATATGTCTATTGAGATATCTTAGAATGGACAAATTTCCATGTGTTAAGATTTTTCGTTTTAGAGGAATCAGGGGAGAATGTGTTGGAGATATCCTATTCGATTGAAATACATAATTCAAAATCCTCACTGAAAAATTTAGAAGAAATTCTTGATTCTAATTAGAGATAAACTTTTGATTAGTTATAAGGTCTTGATATAATTAGCATCTCTCGCTGCATTACAAATTTACAGTATTTCAAAAAGAAGAACAAATTTAATTTCCGCctacaaataaataaatttataggAAATATAAAAAATGAAATTTTGTTTAATCATGAAACCAAAAGAAATAGATTTATTTTTTGTTCTTTTTATCTTTGCGTAAAAGAAATCCAAAACCTAGGAGATTGGCAGCACCTTTAGAAATGTATGCTGGAGGAGGTACATTCAAAACAGGACTAATTTTCATTCCATTACCAAAACTTGTATTCTTCGACAATAGAGGCTTTTGCATATTCGACAAAGACGACGACGAAGATGACGACGACAAGGAGGATCGAGCCAACGACGAAGGTTGCTTAGACAATTTCTTCAAATTTTGTGAGGATCCTGTCGAATGGCTACGCGATAAGATAGGAAATGAAGAAATTATGCTCTTCTTATAATTAATAGCATCACATTTTAGGCTACTACTTCTCTTGAACTTCCAAAATGACTTATTTGAATTAGTATTCGCCGCAGCTGCCGCCTTTTCTTCGTCGATTTCTATTTCCGTGGGAGGAGGAGAAGGCGGTAGAGGGGGTGGCGGAGCTGAATTTATGCTGCTGTTTCTTTTAAGTTGTGCGATGGTGTTGACGGAATTTCTTCCTTGGACCGGAAGGATCATTCCGTATGCAAAAAGTTCATCGGCGGAAGAAGATTGCTGGTGATATTGATCATCAaatttgctattgttgttgttgttgatgatgaatTCGA
Protein-coding regions in this window:
- the LOC139883460 gene encoding uncharacterized protein; translation: MCSDQSSPRISFSNDLPGIDDSQMQIPRRDTLLLDSNSDFEFIINNNNNSKFDDQYHQQSSSADELFAYGMILPVQGRNSVNTIAQLKRNSSINSAPPPPLPPSPPPTEIEIDEEKAAAAANTNSNKSFWKFKRSSSLKCDAINYKKSIISSFPILSRSHSTGSSQNLKKLSKQPSSLARSSLSSSSSSSSLSNMQKPLLSKNTSFGNGMKISPVLNVPPPAYISKGAANLLGFGFLLRKDKKNKK